From a region of the Aeoliella mucimassa genome:
- a CDS encoding ABC transporter ATP-binding protein, with protein MTMLTVDNVTKEYPTPAEPLSVLRGVSLSLDRGESLAIVGPSGSGKSTLLAILGALDRPTSGQVQLGTVDPFALNDMNLAEFRRDRVGFVFQDHHLLPQLSALENVLVPLLADGKPTSADIERAEMLLGRVGLAERLTHRPAELSGGERQRAAIARALVRSPVLLLADEPTGNLDSATADSIGRLLVELQVEHQSLLVVVTHSEALAETMQQQKRIEDGKLLEN; from the coding sequence CGAACCACTTTCGGTACTGCGAGGGGTATCGCTCTCGCTCGACCGGGGCGAAAGCCTGGCGATTGTCGGCCCGAGCGGGTCGGGCAAGAGTACGCTGCTCGCGATTCTCGGTGCGCTCGACCGGCCGACCAGCGGGCAAGTTCAGCTCGGCACGGTCGACCCGTTTGCGCTGAACGACATGAACCTGGCCGAGTTCCGCCGGGACCGGGTGGGCTTTGTGTTCCAGGATCATCACCTGCTGCCGCAACTGTCGGCGCTGGAAAACGTACTGGTACCGCTGCTGGCCGATGGTAAACCGACCTCGGCCGACATCGAGCGGGCCGAGATGCTGCTCGGGCGCGTCGGCCTGGCTGAGCGGCTCACGCACCGGCCCGCAGAGCTATCGGGCGGCGAACGCCAACGGGCGGCCATCGCCAGGGCGCTGGTTCGCTCGCCGGTGCTGCTGCTCGCCGACGAACCGACCGGCAACCTCGACTCGGCGACCGCCGACTCCATCGGTCGGCTGCTCGTGGAACTGCAAGTCGAGCATCAGTCGCTGCTGGTAGTGGTCACGCACAGCGAAGCCCTCGCGGAGACCATGCAGCAACAAAAACGCATTGAAGATGGCAAGCTGCTGGAGAATTAA
- a CDS encoding HEAT repeat domain-containing protein, translating into MTPSEARTLLTSSDNPSRQQAAEWLSQNADVAMELAVELVEHSGDDDRVVAEYCVATLEELGEPSPNDLPALCRLLASDNSDVAYWAATLIGRCGEQSAACATQLGNLVASDAAPATRERAAWAIAKIGPAASSAKPQLESLSITEPESLARAIAKALAAIES; encoded by the coding sequence ATGACTCCTTCCGAAGCTCGGACGTTGCTCACAAGCAGCGACAATCCATCGCGACAGCAAGCCGCGGAATGGCTTAGCCAGAACGCCGACGTCGCTATGGAATTGGCGGTAGAGCTAGTGGAGCACTCTGGCGACGACGACCGCGTGGTCGCGGAGTACTGCGTGGCAACGCTCGAAGAGCTCGGCGAACCAAGCCCGAACGACTTGCCAGCGCTGTGCCGACTACTGGCGAGCGACAATAGCGATGTCGCGTACTGGGCCGCTACGCTGATTGGTCGCTGCGGCGAGCAATCGGCCGCTTGTGCCACGCAGCTCGGCAACCTGGTTGCCAGCGACGCAGCACCGGCGACTCGCGAGCGTGCTGCCTGGGCGATCGCCAAGATCGGGCCTGCAGCATCGTCGGCGAAGCCGCAGCTCGAGTCGCTTTCGATCACCGAGCCAGAGAGCCTCGCCCGGGCCATTGCCAAGGCACTCGCTGCGATCGAGAGCTAA